One genomic region from Nocardioides plantarum encodes:
- a CDS encoding helix-turn-helix transcriptional regulator: MDQTQVTDPAELGLAIRQARGQRGWDQATLAERIGVTRSTLAKVERGHAGSVATALRALSECGYAVTVAPKPDDTAVHP, encoded by the coding sequence ATGGATCAGACGCAGGTCACCGACCCGGCCGAGCTCGGCCTCGCCATCCGGCAGGCCCGGGGACAGCGCGGCTGGGACCAGGCCACGCTCGCCGAGCGCATCGGCGTCACCCGCTCCACCCTGGCCAAGGTCGAGCGTGGGCACGCCGGCAGCGTCGCCACCGCCCTGCGCGCCCTGTCCGAGTGCGGGTACGCCGTCACCGTCGCCCCCAAGCCCGACGACACCGCCGTCCATCCCTGA